A window of Acidobacteriota bacterium genomic DNA:
CCGGTGTGGTGGCTCTACCTCACATGGCTACCCGATTTCCTCGTGAAGGCGCATCACGTGGACATCCGCGGGGCGATGCTGCCGCTGGCCACGATCTACCTCGTGGCCGACGTCGGCAGCGTGCTCGGCGGGTACGTGAGCTCGAAGCTGATGCACCGCGGCTACAGCGTCAACGCCGCGCGCAAGCTGACGATGGGCGTGTTCGCCGTGAGCGTGACGCCGATCGTGTTCGCGGCGCAGGTCGACAGCCTGTGGATGGCCGTCGCGCTCGTGAGCATCGCCGCCTCGGGACACCAGGCGTGGAGCGCCAACCTCTACACTCTGGTGAGCGACATGTTCCCGCGGCGCGCCGTGGGCAGCGTGATCGGCTTCGGCGGCATGATGGGGGCCTGCGGGGGTGCGATCATGCAGATCGCCGTGGGCGTCTGGCTCGACGCATCGAACAACAACTACGTGCCGATCTTCGTCGCGGCCGGCACGCTGTATCTCATTGCGCTGGCCGTCATCCACCTGCTGGTCCCGAGGATGACGCCGGCCAATCTCGAGACGTCCGCTGTGGCGTCGGGAGGACGGGCATGAGTCGGACCGATGTGGTCCGTGCGGTCGAAGCCAGTGGTGTGGTTGCCGTCATCCGTCTCAAGGATGCCGGCAAGCTGCGCTCGGTGGTCGACGCGCTGATTGAAGGTGGCGTCACGGCGATGGAGGTGACGATGACGGTGCCTGGCGCCGTCGGCCTCATCGAACAGCTCTCGAAGGATCTGCCGGGCGGCTTCCAGTTGGGCGCGGGCACGGTGCTCGATCCCGAGACCGCGCGACAGGTGATCCTCGCCGGCGCGTCGTACCTCGTGTCGCCCATCCTCGACCTGCGCACGATCGAACTGGCGCACAGGTACGATGTGGCCGTCATGCCCGGCTGCTACACTCCCACCGAGATCCTCACCGCCTGGCAGGCAGGTGCCGACATCGTCAAGGTCTTCCCGGCCACGACGCTGGGCCCCGGTTACATCAAGGACGTGAAGGCACCGCTGCCGCAGGTGAAGTTGATGCCGACAGGCGGCGTCACGCTCACCAACGCCGGCGACTGGATCAAGGCCGGCGCCTGCGCCGTCGGCGTGGGCAGTAACCTGGTCGACGCCAAGGCCCTCGCCGCCAACGATTTCGCCCAGATCGCCGAGAACGCCCGCGCCGTCGTCGCCAGCGTGAAATCGGCGCGCATCTAATCCCTGAGCCCCTGAGTCGCCATGAAAGTCGTTTCCTTCGGTGAAATCATGCTCCGCCTGAGCCCTCCGGGGTTCGAGCGGTTCCTCCAGACCCCGCAGTTCGTCGCAACGTTCGGTGGCGGCGAAGCCAACGTGGCCGTCAGCCTTGCCGCGTTCGGCCTCGAGAGCCACTACGTGACGGCGCTGCCCGACAACGCGATCGGCGAAGCGGCCATCAAGGCGCTCCGCGCCGAAGGCGTTCACACCGGGCACATCGTGCGGAGTGGCGACCGCATCGGCGTGTACTACGCCGAGACATCGGCGAGCCAGCGCGCGTCGCAGGTCATCTACGATCGCGCGCGGTCCGCTGTCGCCGAGATGACGCCGGGCACCGTCGACTGGAAGACCGTGTTCGATGGCGCGAAGTGGTTCCACTGCACCGGCATCACGCCGGCGCTCGGCGACAACGGCGCGGCGTGCGCGAAGGAAGCGCTGCAGGCCGCCAAGGCCGCCGGCGCGACGGTGAGCATGGACCTCAACTTTCGCAAGAAGCTGTGGTCCTCGAAGAAGGCGCAGTCGGTGATGCGGCCGTTGATGGAGTGGGTGGACGTCGTCATCGCCAACGAAGAAGACATCCAGTCGGTACTCGGCTTCGAGGTGCACGGGACCGACGTGACGACGGGCGAGCTCGACCTCGAGGCGTACAAGGCGACGGCCGCGGAAGTCGCCGCCACGTTCGACTGTTCGCTCATCGCGATTACGCTGCGCGAGAGCCACTCGGCCAGCGACAACGGCTGGAGCGCGGTGATCTACGAGAAGGCCACGGGCAGCTTCCAGCGGAGTCAGCACTACGACGTGCGGCTCGTGGATCGGATCGGCGGCGGCGACAGCTTCGCCGGCGGGCTGATCTACGGCCTCGTCACGGGCCGCTCGCCGATCGACGCGCTGCGGTTCGCCGTTGCCGCCAGCGCGTTGAAGCAGACGATCCCGGGCGATTTCAACCGCGTGTCCGTCCACGAGGTCGAGCGCCTCGTGAAAGGCGACGGCAGCGGCCGCGTCCAGCGATAGGACGCGCGCGGACGAAGGGGCTGAAGCCCCTGGCATGCCGCAAGCCCCGACACTCCACCGTCATGCTGATCTCCGACGCCCGCGTCATCGTCACGTGTCCGGGACGCAACTTCGTCACGTTGAAGGTCATGACCGAAGACGGCGTGTCCGGGCTTGGCGATGCCACGCTCAACGGACGCGAGCTGGCGGTGGCGAGCTATCTCGCCGATCACGTCGTCCCGCTGCTGATCGGACGCGACGCGCGTGCGATCGAGGATACGTGGCAGTACCTGTACAAGGGCGCGTACTGGCGGCGCGGGCCCGTGACGATGAGCGCAATCGCGGCCGTCGACACGGCGCTGTGGGACATCAAGGGCAAGGTGGCGAACCTGCCCGTCTATCAGCTGCTCGGCGGTGCCTCGCGCGAGAGCGTGCGGGTGTATGCGCACGCCAACGGGCAGGACGTCGAACACGCCGTCAAGGCCGTCGCGCAGCAGCTCGATCTCGGGTACACGGCCATCCGCGTGCAGTCGGGGGTTCCGGGTCTCGACAGCGCGTACGGCGTGGCGCGTCCCGGGACGCGGTACGAACCAGCGGAGAAGGGCGGCGCACCGGAGCATCGCTGGAGCAGCGAGGCGTACCTGAACTTCCTGCCGCGCCTCTTCGAACGCATCCGCGCCGAGTTCGGCGACGAGATCGATCTCCTGCACGACGTCCATCACAGGCTCACGCCGATCGAAGCCGCCCGGGCGGGGAAGCTGCTCGAGCCGTATCACCTGTTCTGGATGGAAGACCCGACGCCCGCCGAGAACCAGGAGGGCTTCCGGGTGATCCGCCAGCACACGACGACGCCGATCGCCGTGGGGGAAGTGTTCAACGCCATCTTCGACGCGCAGCACCTGATCCAGGCGCAGCTCATCGACTACATCCGCGCCACTGTCGTCCACGCCGGCGGACTGTCGCACCTGCGCAAGATCGCGGCGCTCGCCGAACTGCACCACGTGCGCACCGGGTGCCATGGCGCTACCGACCTGAGTCCCGTGTGCATGGCCGCGGCGCTGCACTTCGACATCAGCGTCCACAACTTCGGCATCCAGGAACACATGCCGCACGCGCCCGAGACCGATGCGGTGTTCCCGCACGAGTACGTCTATCAGGATGGCGTGATGCACCCGGGCGACGCGCCAGGCCTTGGCGTCGACATCGACGAGGGCCTCGCGGCGCAGTATCCCTATGACCCCGCGTACCTCCCCATCAACAGGCGGATGGACGGGACGGTGCACGACTGGTAGAACGTTCATGGCGCCTGGGGTGAAGCCCCTGGCCTCCAGTCCGGTGGCGGCTGCCCGACTGGCAATGGAGCGCACGGGCTTCAGCCCGTGCGACGACGGTGAGCAGTTCCGAAATTCGAAGGAGACCGTGATGACGCGTCGTGAACTTCTTGGGGCAGCGGCCTTGACGGCGGCCGGA
This region includes:
- a CDS encoding D-galactonate dehydratase family protein — translated: MLISDARVIVTCPGRNFVTLKVMTEDGVSGLGDATLNGRELAVASYLADHVVPLLIGRDARAIEDTWQYLYKGAYWRRGPVTMSAIAAVDTALWDIKGKVANLPVYQLLGGASRESVRVYAHANGQDVEHAVKAVAQQLDLGYTAIRVQSGVPGLDSAYGVARPGTRYEPAEKGGAPEHRWSSEAYLNFLPRLFERIRAEFGDEIDLLHDVHHRLTPIEAARAGKLLEPYHLFWMEDPTPAENQEGFRVIRQHTTTPIAVGEVFNAIFDAQHLIQAQLIDYIRATVVHAGGLSHLRKIAALAELHHVRTGCHGATDLSPVCMAAALHFDISVHNFGIQEHMPHAPETDAVFPHEYVYQDGVMHPGDAPGLGVDIDEGLAAQYPYDPAYLPINRRMDGTVHDW
- the eda gene encoding bifunctional 4-hydroxy-2-oxoglutarate aldolase/2-dehydro-3-deoxy-phosphogluconate aldolase, with the protein product MSRTDVVRAVEASGVVAVIRLKDAGKLRSVVDALIEGGVTAMEVTMTVPGAVGLIEQLSKDLPGGFQLGAGTVLDPETARQVILAGASYLVSPILDLRTIELAHRYDVAVMPGCYTPTEILTAWQAGADIVKVFPATTLGPGYIKDVKAPLPQVKLMPTGGVTLTNAGDWIKAGACAVGVGSNLVDAKALAANDFAQIAENARAVVASVKSARI
- a CDS encoding sugar kinase, encoding MKVVSFGEIMLRLSPPGFERFLQTPQFVATFGGGEANVAVSLAAFGLESHYVTALPDNAIGEAAIKALRAEGVHTGHIVRSGDRIGVYYAETSASQRASQVIYDRARSAVAEMTPGTVDWKTVFDGAKWFHCTGITPALGDNGAACAKEALQAAKAAGATVSMDLNFRKKLWSSKKAQSVMRPLMEWVDVVIANEEDIQSVLGFEVHGTDVTTGELDLEAYKATAAEVAATFDCSLIAITLRESHSASDNGWSAVIYEKATGSFQRSQHYDVRLVDRIGGGDSFAGGLIYGLVTGRSPIDALRFAVAASALKQTIPGDFNRVSVHEVERLVKGDGSGRVQR